One window of Watersipora subatra chromosome 3, tzWatSuba1.1, whole genome shotgun sequence genomic DNA carries:
- the LOC137390198 gene encoding uncharacterized protein, with protein sequence MSFRLKHQKARKLSISQALSHPKCPKSMDIIDRGSDGVKFTANTANTDNLVKWWIRTIKEAYPESKPYDEGKYGPNITIPITEGVGMKLNKHTGEMKLKGANHWEWFTAHIDALFDCAPDLSTAKDGTSEMIERTLGLQGIAVGTLIAQIPDCGCIKEGPLFTYTLWKSLLDYWLRMSCVVTIVTPQIDAERLADILLLMLKNRGSGFMCRLYIQQKCDGDVKFDKIKAVAVRLLEAMKNSQTGKRMFSEEKIAWAAVELKVALQPFATSCNFIGMSRGGEAEIYTTSAKFHKTHFVSKTRDTVNFHRMQVVEYEQLYLEPLGMQYLADTINGGHSMGSTWQSLSTIGPRSRSMRSLKSSKSH encoded by the exons ATGTCATTCAGGCTGAAACACCAGAAGGCCAGAAAGCTTTCCATATCTCAGGCACTTTCTCACCCAAAATGCCCCAAGTCAATGGACATCATCGATCGTGGGTCGGACGGAGTAAAGTTTACAGCTAACACGGCAAACACTGACAACTTAGTGAAATGGTGGATAAGAACGATTAAGGAAGCCTATCCAGAGAGCAAACCGTATGATGAGGGAAAATATGGGCCTAACATAACTATTCCTATTACAGAG GGAGTGGGCATGAAGCTCAACAAACACACGGGAGAGATGAAACTAAAGGGAGCAAACCACTGGGAGTGGTTCACCGCACACATCGATGCTCTCTTCGACTGCGCTCCTGACCTGTCCACTGCCAAGGACGGCACCTCGGAGATGATCGAGAGGACTTTAGGCCTTCAGGGCATCGCA GTAGGAACCTTGATAGCTCAGATTCCTGATTGCGGATGTATAAAGGAAGGGCCGTTGTTCACATACACATTATGGAAATCTTTGTTGGACTACTGGCTGAGGATGAGCTGCGTTGTAACCATAGTAACACCACAAATAGATGCGGAAAGGCTAGCAGATATACTACTGCTGATGCTGAAGAACAGAGGATCTGGATTTATGTGCAGGCTATACATCCAG cAAAAGTGTGATGGAGATGTcaaatttgataaaatcaaaGCAGTAGCTGTGAGACTTTTGGAGGCCATGAAAAACTCTCAAACCGGCAAGCGAATGTTCAGCGAAGAGAAGATAGCCTGGGCTGCGGTAGAACTCAAGGTCGCTCTACAACCATTCGCTACGAGCTGTAACTTTATTGGCATGTCACGAGGAGGTGAGGCTGAAATCTACACAACATCCGCTAAATTTCACAAAACACACTTTGTCAGCAAGACGAGAGATACGGTGAACTTCCACAGGATGCAGGTGGTGGAATATGAACAACTATACCTCGAGCCTCTAGGCATGCAATACCTTGCTGACACTATAAATGGTGGGCATAGCATGGGCTCTACGTGGCAAAGCCTTAGCACCATCGGTCCTAGGAGTCGTAGCATGAGATCTTTGAAGTCCAGCAAATCTCACTAA